The following are encoded together in the Gemmatimonadota bacterium genome:
- a CDS encoding sulfatase-like hydrolase/transferase produces the protein MPEQPNILLFISDQQRTDTLRCYGNDWIQSPHQDALAERSFVFENTYVTQPVCTPARGSLMTGLYPHNHGCMVNRDILHDEIPSIAEMLPDTYRKAMFGKWHLGDDSVRQHGFDEWISTEDDHRNKYSRPGLPFSSYYYWMKEQGIEPQNNSATGEIIYSPRQRSQLPAEYQMATFIANHSDRFIRENTHRPWLLVFSTFEPHPPMTGPYDGMYDPDALPVGPTFIKKPEGHALFNRARAEHYLSNRVEGQDMRQEKSWRKLRAQYYGNVKIIDDAIGRMVQALEETGQMENTIFAVTSDHGEMAGDHAMFEKRAFYEESARVPMILSVPWLTQTQKRIDGVFGHADLIATLVELANQPLLETLPGRPCADVLNGETDLRDHTAFMEWNGIGDRNLGNPKINLMATLPWRCAVTGDRWKLNLCAGDQCELFDLNNDPYEETNLYDDPAHRDQAREIAARIRLWQHETNDHAPLPAI, from the coding sequence ATGCCAGAACAACCGAACATCCTGCTCTTCATCAGCGACCAACAGCGGACAGACACCCTGCGGTGTTACGGCAACGACTGGATACAATCGCCGCATCAAGACGCATTGGCAGAGCGCAGCTTCGTCTTTGAAAACACCTACGTCACACAACCCGTATGCACCCCTGCGCGCGGATCCTTAATGACCGGCCTGTACCCGCACAATCACGGATGCATGGTCAACCGGGACATATTACACGACGAAATCCCATCCATCGCAGAAATGCTGCCCGACACCTATCGGAAAGCCATGTTCGGAAAATGGCACCTCGGCGACGACTCTGTGCGACAGCACGGCTTTGACGAATGGATCAGCACAGAAGACGACCACCGCAACAAATACTCCCGCCCCGGCCTGCCCTTCAGCAGCTATTACTACTGGATGAAAGAACAGGGCATAGAACCCCAAAACAACAGCGCCACTGGCGAAATCATCTACTCACCGCGCCAGCGATCCCAACTCCCCGCAGAATACCAGATGGCCACCTTCATCGCCAACCACTCCGACCGATTCATCCGGGAAAACACACACCGCCCGTGGCTCCTCGTATTCAGCACATTTGAGCCACACCCCCCAATGACCGGACCCTACGACGGCATGTACGACCCCGACGCCCTGCCCGTAGGTCCCACCTTCATCAAAAAACCAGAAGGACACGCCTTATTTAACCGCGCGCGTGCAGAACACTACCTCAGCAACAGGGTTGAAGGCCAGGACATGCGACAAGAAAAATCCTGGCGAAAACTGCGGGCGCAATACTACGGCAACGTAAAAATCATCGACGACGCCATAGGCCGCATGGTACAGGCATTGGAAGAAACCGGACAAATGGAAAACACCATCTTTGCCGTCACCAGCGACCACGGCGAAATGGCGGGCGATCACGCCATGTTCGAAAAACGCGCATTCTACGAAGAATCTGCACGCGTCCCCATGATCTTAAGCGTCCCGTGGCTCACACAAACGCAAAAACGCATCGACGGCGTCTTTGGACACGCGGACCTCATCGCCACCCTTGTGGAACTCGCCAATCAGCCACTATTAGAAACCCTCCCGGGCCGCCCGTGTGCCGACGTCTTAAACGGCGAAACCGACCTGCGCGACCACACCGCATTCATGGAATGGAACGGCATAGGCGACCGCAACCTGGGCAACCCAAAAATCAACCTCATGGCAACCTTACCCTGGCGCTGTGCCGTAACCGGAGACCGGTGGAAACTCAACTTATGCGCGGGTGACCAGTGCGAATTATTCGACCTGAACAACGACCCCTATGAAGAAACCAACCTCTATGACGACCCTGCGCACCGCGACCAGGCGCGGGAAATCGCAGCCCGCATACGACTGTGGCAGCACGAAACAAATGACCATGCGCCATTGCCGGCAATATGA
- a CDS encoding TRAP transporter small permease subunit: MQVLRAYIRFVDGLNERVGRVVSWLTAVLVAVVCYDVFTRYLLKNSLVAVQELEWHLFGLIFLLGAAYSLKHDQHVRVDVFYSRFSPRKQAWVNLIGSVLFLIPFCIIVIVSSQYFVVSAFHIGETSPNPGGLPARWVLKAAIPFGFVLLLLQGLGLACRSLLSVLGHNEEVDG; the protein is encoded by the coding sequence TTGCAGGTGTTAAGAGCATATATCCGATTTGTCGATGGATTAAACGAGCGCGTTGGGCGTGTTGTTTCGTGGCTTACTGCTGTGCTGGTCGCAGTGGTGTGTTACGATGTTTTTACCCGCTATTTGCTGAAGAATAGCCTGGTGGCTGTTCAGGAGTTGGAATGGCATTTGTTCGGGCTCATTTTTTTGCTTGGTGCTGCGTATTCGCTCAAGCACGATCAACACGTGCGCGTGGATGTTTTTTATAGCCGGTTTTCTCCCCGCAAACAGGCGTGGGTGAATCTGATTGGTAGCGTTCTGTTTTTGATTCCGTTTTGCATTATTGTGATTGTGAGTTCGCAGTATTTTGTGGTTAGTGCTTTTCACATTGGGGAGACATCACCCAATCCGGGGGGGCTGCCCGCTCGATGGGTGCTCAAGGCGGCTATTCCTTTCGGTTTTGTTCTGCTTTTGCTACAGGGGCTGGGTCTGGCGTGTCGGTCTTTGCTCTCCGTCCTGGGGCACAATGAGGAGGTGGATGGATGA
- a CDS encoding TRAP transporter large permease subunit, with translation MIEAMPLILFGVLFLLLLLGFPVAFTVGGVSFILGYFTFGPDFFNLLPLRIWGVMTNYVLIAVPLFVFMGVMLEKSGLAENLLETMALLFGHLRGGLAISVVAVGALFGASTGIVGATVVTMGLLSLPTMLKRGYRAEVATGTISASGTLGQIIPPSIVLVLLGSVLNVSIWDMFVGAVVPGFVLVGLYVVYLVLIAIFKSEWAPAMPEEELAQFYGRAMVRRVFQAFVLPAVLFVAVLGSIFAGIASPTEAAAVGAFGATLLTVLQKKFSFATLKSVMVETTHLTCMVFIILVGATAFGLVFRGMHGDAYLTNLILSTNMSPGAFLALVMVMIFVAGFFIDFIEITFIIVPVVAPIFVALGVDLLWLGILIAMNLQTSFLTPPFGFSLFYLKGVAPPEVRTGHIYRGIIPFIIIQLIGLTLVITFPEMATSLPKYLGG, from the coding sequence ATGATTGAGGCGATGCCCTTGATTCTGTTTGGCGTTCTTTTTCTTTTGCTTTTGCTCGGTTTTCCGGTTGCGTTTACGGTCGGTGGTGTTTCTTTTATTTTGGGATATTTTACGTTTGGTCCCGATTTTTTCAATCTTTTGCCTCTGCGTATCTGGGGTGTGATGACGAATTATGTGTTGATTGCCGTGCCTTTGTTTGTGTTTATGGGGGTGATGCTGGAGAAGTCCGGTTTGGCTGAGAATTTGTTGGAGACAATGGCGTTGCTTTTTGGTCATTTGCGCGGGGGTCTGGCGATTTCTGTGGTTGCTGTGGGGGCGCTGTTCGGGGCTTCTACGGGTATTGTGGGCGCGACTGTGGTTACGATGGGGTTGCTGAGTTTGCCAACGATGCTGAAGCGGGGATACCGTGCGGAGGTGGCGACGGGGACGATTTCGGCGTCGGGTACTTTGGGGCAGATTATTCCGCCGAGTATTGTGCTGGTGCTGTTGGGTAGTGTGCTGAATGTTTCGATTTGGGATATGTTTGTGGGTGCTGTGGTGCCGGGTTTTGTTCTGGTGGGGCTCTATGTGGTTTATCTTGTTTTGATCGCGATTTTTAAGTCCGAATGGGCACCGGCGATGCCAGAGGAAGAACTCGCGCAGTTTTACGGCAGGGCGATGGTGCGGCGCGTTTTTCAGGCGTTTGTTCTGCCGGCTGTTCTCTTTGTTGCGGTGCTGGGTTCTATTTTTGCGGGGATTGCTTCACCTACCGAGGCAGCGGCCGTGGGTGCGTTTGGCGCGACGCTTTTGACGGTGTTGCAAAAGAAGTTTTCTTTTGCGACGCTGAAGTCGGTGATGGTGGAGACGACCCATCTGACGTGTATGGTTTTTATTATTCTGGTGGGTGCTACGGCGTTTGGTCTGGTGTTTCGCGGTATGCACGGGGATGCGTATTTGACGAATTTGATTCTTTCGACGAATATGAGTCCGGGCGCGTTTCTCGCGCTTGTGATGGTTATGATTTTTGTGGCGGGATTTTTTATCGATTTTATCGAGATTACGTTTATTATTGTTCCGGTTGTGGCGCCTATTTTTGTGGCGTTGGGGGTGGATCTTCTGTGGTTGGGTATTCTGATTGCGATGAATTTGCAGACGTCTTTTTTGACCCCGCCTTTTGGTTTTTCACTTTTTTATCTGAAGGGGGTCGCCCCGCCCGAGGTCCGCACGGGCCATATTTATCGGGGGATTATTCCGTTTATTATTATTCAGCTTATCGGGCTGACGCTGGTTATTACTTTTCCCGAGATGGCGACGTCTCTGCCAAAATATTTGGGGGGATGA